A single region of the Panthera tigris isolate Pti1 chromosome B1, P.tigris_Pti1_mat1.1, whole genome shotgun sequence genome encodes:
- the MEPE gene encoding matrix extracellular phosphoglycoprotein, producing the protein MQIVCLGLLLFSVTWAAPTFQPQTEKTKEDCVEEQRITYKGHHEKHGYYMFKYVYTSSGRKNHTDIKQEEKKKDSIAHHNSGKRRNQEPAPKENIVQEREKSLSIVGANENNQSSKTQTPFENRQATNEDDTINNKENAHSDQKRYIYPESTGNNGIDDGDNAISKLRDQEEYGTALFRNSMQHIMEPGTVTELLAEENKENQHRNVLSKIPASVNYVKVPSKDRKNYQRDPQAQNIPVKNKSTRLTQYNTDHSKQLPKLKKIPSDFEGSGYPDLQGRGDNDISPFSGDGQPFKDISGKEEPIGPDLKGADIQTEFSGPSEADARGPGYNEIPEKEENGRNTIGTRDETRKEANTADVSLVVEGSNDIIGSTNFKELPGKEGNRVDASSQNAHQGKVEFHYPHPPSKEKKKEGSSDIAESTNYNEIPKNGKGTSRKGTEHSNRNQAIPNEKQRFPSKGKSQGRLVPSQDLDNEIKNEIGSHNGLNNEGTIITHSRRNHYVPHRQNSTRNKGVPQRKGSWGYRKPHSSRRFSPPRKNDSSDSSDSGSSSESDGD; encoded by the exons ATGCAAATTGTTTGTTTGGGACTCCTTCTTTTCAGCGTGACCTGGGCAGCACCA ACATTTCAACCACAGACTGAGAAAACTAAGGAAGACTGTGTGGAAGAACAGAGG ATAACGTATAAAGGCCACCATGAGAAACATGGGTATTACATGTTTAAGTATGTTTACACATCTTCTGGGAGGAAAAATCACACTGACATAAAG caggaagaaaagaagaaagacagtaTTGCTCATCACAATTCtggtaaaagaagaaatcaagaaccAGCACCTAAAGAAAACATTgtccaggaaagagagaaaagcttGTCCATTGTTGGagccaatgaaaataatcaaagtaGCAAAACCCAAACTCCTTTTGAAAACAGACAGGCAACAAATGAAGACGATACtattaataacaaagaaaatgccCACAGTGACCAAAAGAGATACATTTATCCTGAATCCACTGGGAATAATGGGATTGATGATGGAGACAATGCTATCAGCAAACTACGTGACCAAGAAGAATATGGTACAGCTCTTTTTAGAAATAGTATGCAACATATAATGGAGCCAGGGACTGTGACTGAACTCTtggcagaagaaaacaaagagaaccaACACAGAAATGTTCTAAGCAAAATCCCAGCAAGTGTGAATTATGTTAAAGTCCCCTCAAAAGATAGGAAGAATTATCAAAGAGATCCCCAAGCTCAGAACAttccagttaaaaacaaaagcacacgCCTTACTCAGTACAACACTGACCATTCAAAACAGCTcccaaaactcaaaaaaatcCCCAGTGATTTTGAAGGCAGTGGTTACCCAGATCTTCAAGGGAGGGGGGACAATGATATCTCTCCTTTCAGTGGAGATGGTCAACCTTTTAAGGACATTTCTGGTAAAGAGGAACCTATTGGTCCTGACCTAAAAGGTGCAGATATTCAAACAGAGTTTTCTGGCCCAAGTGAAGCCGATGCAAGAGGACCAGGTTACAATGagatcccagaaaaagaagaaaatggcagaaatacCATTGGAACCAGGGATGAAACAAGGAAAGAAGCAAACACAGCTGATGTAAGCCTAGTAGTGGAGGGCAGCAATGACATCATAGGTAGCACCAACTTTAAGGAACTccctggaaaagaaggaaacagagtaGATGCCAGCAGCCAAAATGCTCACCAAGGAAAAGTAGAGTTTCATTACCCTCATCCAccctcaaaagagaaaaaaaaggaaggcagtaGTGATATAGCTGAAAGTACTAATTATAATGAAATTCCAAAAAATGGCAAAGGTACTAGTAGAAAAGGCACAGAGCATTCTAATAGGAATCAAGCAATCCccaatgaaaaacaaagatttcCCAGTAAGGGCAAAAGTCAGGGCCGGCTTGTTCCTTCTCAAGATCtagataatgaaattaaaaatgaaataggttCCCATAATGGCCTCAATAATGAGGGGACTATAATAACACACAGCAGAAGAAATCATTATGTTCCCCACAGGCAAAATTCTACACGGAATAAGGGTGTGCCACAAAGAAAAGGCTCCTGGGGTTATAGAAAACCCCATTCCAGTAGAAGGTTTAGCCCTCCTAGAAAGAATGACAGTAGTGACTCATCTGATAGTGGCAGTTCCAGTGAGAGTGATGGTGACTAG